The following are encoded together in the Chlorocebus sabaeus isolate Y175 chromosome 12, mChlSab1.0.hap1, whole genome shotgun sequence genome:
- the SPATA31F1 gene encoding protein SPATA31F1 — translation MLSPTFVLWDVGYPLYTYGSIFIIILIIWQVKRSHHELSSETKRSCCRCHQKVRQRARGAASTVRRRSLEEEAEKPQKLLSIIKSQGWLPPEGSVRRILCADPCCRICNSVALEIQQLLAGENNQISLTLSGPLQGSSCLEMLSMSSMSLDECLEFRSWHTRELSLASVTPTLSQLTDQKSLTQSAAQSTYADGIQDYWADHLQLGQEFQVPDVLRGPNTMASLRFEEPRAPLNQEMMQSNPSLVQGNQGQHHLNSQDSLLSPNPETLNPRHPMALHMVFPAHLPFLSPEVLRLLEVHVKKWMHFQRWGLPRRVEESLRQLMPNPPLYYQSGNDQPVSFNLNNISQVSLRGFETISLQTWCSCVAGQPIQTFWVSEWSTMNPEQRHHCQQSPNPMALALPSPAFKALSSPHSLSRGQDNDSGSDLQQKYSQLFCGLPSLHSESLVATFMGSQGLPKNEKVPKPPLKDPFLFNKLSFPQLLPKTPPQSAPCSSPLSPNWVSPSDHQQAQINVPFLTLAECEALEWHLLQRQLQLQWGWPAALQRSQHTQCLMQHEPCGKAQSPETMTTSQPGKSISVLTRELLLFPEHARKLLEFHIQKQLIHHRWGLPQKIQQSIHLLLTSTNQQTVSYSSTALANVSIPQPVALEANGACDVLSPTVAPVSIPMPHLLTQAKAILQNHMDSKCGQIHQGKIPACVHRSWDCRIPGVLAVAPLPCIPENQLLELQAASDPDLHHKVMPWMPTALDQQQQVLPGTVTQHPKLLRVLSVEAIEKLETTLRHKYLAFLSGLPALYYVALSRALAPAVTSQSVITEMVPAPVEIPAEPLTQMVSFEEQCISLGPCPQGNNETCTDVAKEFQSVVPVKGTMETLPLESQTQPASPHSLQTHILTKLNFHLRKKALEIQWGIPIKARESREQTAAAPENISTKKSRESLNHQGEALLQELPIPPDTLPAPNPEWVHLKEQLANDLKAVQQNQKQSSSKAVPHGSAHWVPKISQPSGEMTEAHMLCVRVEASVNKPSTEEPWGPEPQSPGKSKDPAHVPMLAGKREDPEETKAARDHREGDEGFGHSSTREERCPAEDQRPAGMLPNQTPRGFWRWSRSFHLADPCQHSSQHHPQLKLPQLPPRVPGEKESVNDLQDNQTELNVILEPVTIPENAQTVVPQASQGQPFLSQPSQGKPFLGQTLQGQVLHGQVMPAHTQKKSSLPESSLRNKIKSFLQRINPKTKGKGHEDSMFSAAAKVAKTRKENVAKSLAPAKSAVGRSKTEKPTGYSKAQSLPAQKLVGPAFLDGPQSLDNKLWLHSRQAGSASAPGHPCHCPRHCPREACATKPGHPP, via the exons ATGTTGAGTCCTACTTTTGTTCTGTGGGATGTTGGATATCCCTTATACACCTATGGCTCCATCTTCATCATTATTCTAATCATCTGGCAAGTGAAAAGGAGCCACCATGAATTGAGTTCGGAAACTAAAAGGAGCTGCTGCCGG tgtCACCAAAAAGTCAGGCAAAGAGCTAGAGGTGCAGCATCAACAG TTAGGAGACGTTCCCTAGAAGAAGAAGCTGAGAAGCCACAGAAGCTGCTCTCCATCATTAAAAG CCAGGGCTGGCTTCCTCCGGAGGGAAGTGTGCGGCGAATCCTGTGTGCAGATCCCTGCTGCCGAATCTGCAATTCTGTGGCTCTGGAGATTCAGCAATTGCTGGCGGGTGAGAACAACCAGATCTCCCTGACTTTATCAGGGCCATTGCAGGGCTCCTCTTGCCTAGAGATGCTGTCTATGTCTAGTATGTCTTTAGATGAGTGTCTGGAGTTTCGTTCCTGGCACACCAGAGAGCTTTCACTGGCATCTGTAACCCCAACACTGTCACAATTAACGGATCAAAAATCTTTAACCCAGTCAGCTGCCCAGTCAACGTATGCAGATGGCATACAAGATTACTGGGCTGATCACCTCCAGCTAGGGCAGGAATTTCAAGTGCCAGATGTGCTCCGAGGCCCAAACACGATGGCATCTTTAAGATTTGAGGAGCCAAGGGCTCCACTGAACCAGGAGATGATGCAAAGCAACCCCAGCCTTGTCCAGGGAAACCAAGGCCAGCATCACTTGAATTCCCAGGACTCCTTGCTGTCTCCGAACCCAGAAACCCTGAACCCGAGGCATCCAATGGCCTTGCATATGGTCTTCCCTGCACATCTGCCATTTCTCAGTCCTGAAGTGCTGAGGCTTCTTGAGGTACATGTTAAAAAATGGATGCATTTCCAGAGGTGGGGGCTCCCCAGACGAGTGGAGGAGTCCCTGAGGCAGCTTATGCCAAACCCACCATTGTATTACCAATCTGGAAATGACCAGCCAGTTTCTTTCAACCTGAATAATATTTCTCAGGTCTCTCTTCGTGGATTTGAGACCATTTCCCTCCAGACCTGGTGTTCATGTGTGGCTGGCCAGCCCATCCAGACCTTCTGGGTTTCTGAATGGTCCACTATGAACCCAGAACAAAGACACCACTGTCAGCAAAGCCCAAACCCTATGGCTCTAGCCTTGCCCTCTCCAGCCTTTAAAGCTCTAAGTAGCCCCCATTCACTGTCTAGGGGACAAGATAATGACTCAGGGAGTGATCTCCAGCAGAAATACAGCCAGCTATTCTGTGGGCTCCCTTCTCTGCACAGTGAGTCCCTGGTTGCCACTTTCATGGGATCTCAAGGCCTCCCCAAGAATGAAAAAGTGCCCAAGCCCCCCTTGAAGGATCCTTTTCTCTTCAACAAGCTCTCCTTCCCTCAACTGCTTCCTAAAACTCCACCCCAGTCAGCCCCATGCTCTTCCCCACTTTCCCCAAATTGGGTGTCTCCATCTGACCATCAACAAGCTCAGATCAATGTCCCATTTCTGACTCTGGCCGAGTGTGAAGCCTTGGAGTGGCACCTGCTACAGAGGCAACTCCAGCTTCAATGGGGCTGGCCAGCTGCCCTCCAGAGGTCTCAGCACACCCAGTGCCTCATGCAGCATGAGCCCTGTGGCAAAGCTCAGTCTCCTGAGACCATGACAACTTCCCAGCCAGGGAAGTCCATCTCAGTGCTCACCAGGGAGCTACTCCTCTTCCCGGAGCATGCCCGGAAGCTGCTGGAATTCCACATCCAGAAACAGTTGATTCACCATCGCTGGGGCCTGCCTCAGAAGATCCAGCAGTCCATCCATTTGCTCCTTACCTCCACTAACCAACAGACTGTGTCCTACAGCAGCACAGCCCTAGCCAATGTGAGCATCCCCCAGCCTGTAGCCCTAGAGGCCAACGGGGCTTGTGATGTGCTGTCACCCACTGTGGCCCCAGTGTCCATCCCCATGCCACACTTGTTAACCCAGGCCAAGGCAATATTGCAGAACCACATGGACTCCAAATGTGGACAGATCCACCAGGGCAAGATCCCTGCCTGTGTACATAGGTCCTGGGACTGCAGAATTCCTGGGGTCCTGGCAGTGGCTCCTTTACCCTGCATtccagaaaaccagctcctggaacTGCAGGCAGCAAGTGACCCAGACCTACATCACAAAGTTATGCCCTGGATGCCAACGGCCCTTGATCAGCAGCAACAGGTCTTACCAGGTACTGTCACTCAACACCCTAAGCTGCTCCGAGTCTTGTCCGTGGAAGCCATTGAGAAACTGGAGACAACTTTACGGCACAAGTATCTGGCCTTCCTGTCGGGGCTCCCTGCTCTGTATTATGTGGCGCTCTCCAGGGCCCTGGCCCCGGCAGTCACTAGCCAATCTGTCATCACAGAGATGGTGCCTGCGCCTGTGGAAATCCCAGCAGAGCCTCTGACTCAGATGGTTTCATTTGAAGAACAGTGTATAAGCCTTGGGCCATGCCCTCAAGGCAACAATGAGACTTGTACAGACGTTGCAAAAGAATTCCAGTCTGTAGTGCCGGTAAAAGGAACAATGGAGACGCTGCCTCTAGAAAGCCAGACACAACCTGCTAGCCCCCACTCACTCCAGACACATATCTTGACCAAACTAAACTTCCACCTGAGAAAAAAGGCCCTAGAGATACAATGGGGAATTCCCATTAAGGCAAGGGAGTCCAGGGAACAAACTGCTGCAGCACCAGAGAACATATCCACAAAGAAGTCTCGTGAAAGTCTAAACCACCAAGGGGAGGCATTGCTCCAAGAACTGCCCATCCCACCAGACACTCTTCCTGCCCCTAATCCAGAATGGGTTCACCTTAAAGAACAGCTGGCCAATGACTTGAAGGCAGTGCAGCAGAACCAAAAGCAATCTAGTTCCAAAGCAGTACCCCATGGTTCTGCCCACTGGGTCCCCAAGATCTCACAACCCAGTGGGGAGATGACAGAGGCCCACATGCTTTGTGTGCGGGTGGAGGCCAGTGTGAACAAGCCCAGCACGGAGGAACCCTGGGGCCCTGAGCCCCAAAGCCCTGGCAAGAGCAAGGACCCAGCCCATGTCCCCATGctagcaggaaagagagaggaccCAGAGGAAACCAAAGCAGCCAGGGACCATAGAGAAGGGGATGAGGGGTTTGGGCACTCCTCAACCAGAGAAGAAAGATGCCCTGCTGAAGACCAGAGGCCAGCAGGGATGCTTCCAAACCAGACACCCCGAGGCTTCTGGCGATGGAGCCGTAGCTTTCATCTTGCTGATCCCTGTCAACACAGCTCCCAGCATCACCCTCAGCTTAAGCTCCCACAGCTACCTCCACGAGTCCCTGGGGAGAAAGAATCTGTCAATGACCTACAAGACAATCAAACCGAGCTAAATGTCATCCTTGAACCAGTGACAATTCCTGAGAATGCCCAGACTGTGGTGCCCCAGGCTTCACAGGGTCAGCCTTTCCTGAGCCAACCATCTCAGGGTAAGCCTTTTCTGGGCCAAACTTTGCAAGGCCAGGTTTTACATGGGCAGGTGATGCCAGCCCATACACAAAAGAAGTCCAGCCTTCCAGAGTCTAgcttgagaaataaaattaaatcttttCTGCAGCGTATTAACCCCAAGACAAAAGGCAAAGGGCATGAGGACTCCATGTTCTCAGCTGCTGCGAAGGTggccaaaaccagaaaagaaaatgtggcaaagagCCTGGCTCCAGCCAAGAGCGCTGTGGGGAGAAGTAAGACAGAGAAGCCAACAGGGTACTCCAAGGCCCAATCTCTTCCTGCTCAGAAGCTGGTGGGCCCAGCTTTCTTGGATGGTCCCCAGTCTCTAGACAATAAGCTCTGGCTACACTCCAGACAAGCTGGCTCTGCCTCAGCCCCGGGCCACCCCTGCCACTGTCCTCGTCACTGTCCTCGAGAGGCTTGTGCCACCAAACCAGGGCACCCACCCTAG